The following nucleotide sequence is from Trifolium pratense cultivar HEN17-A07 linkage group LG2, ARS_RC_1.1, whole genome shotgun sequence.
TTCAGTCAATATATTGGATGTTCACAATGAACCCTTGTAAGCAAAACCAGAAACGACATCATTGTTGCATAGAAAACATGTAATAAAAACTTACTGTGCCAGCTCTAACTATAAACCTTGATCCCTTTCGACGATGCAAAGTTTGATATGAACCTGTGTTAAAACGCAAGGAATCCCGAGCAAAAAAGGTTGAACTTGGGGAAGCCATAAAGTTTACCCTGCTTGTAACACTGGAAGGAGAATTATTGGATTAAATTACACTCTCTAACACAATGAATTATGTTGAAAAACTGTGTCTAATTGAGGTCAAAGTTGTAAAACTAActtcaaatatatcatataataaACTGTGTATAGTGTTTAATGCAATGATTTCAAAATGAGGAACCCGCCAATTTAATCATAAGGCcacaaaataatgttttatgtcataaatcaaaacaaaaacatagcAAAGGTATAGCAAAAAAAAGAGCACAAATTTGTGAGAAAGTAATTGTGTGAAGTCGTTGTGTGAGCAAGCAATTGATCGAGTGACTTAGGAAGGCCCCTGTTTTAGAAGAATGATAATGGAGGTATGGAATATTTGTGATAAAAAAGCAATAGAAACTGTTTGATTCTTCAAATTCATGGATGAGAATTGGGGACAAAAAAGCAAGATAAAAACACAAATTGTTGAATTGTGCAATtcatatttttgataaaaacaacATGATGATTTTGATTCATCACATGATATGAATCATTCACTTGCTATTTGAAGGCCCTCAAGAATTGattgagaaaaagaaagacGATTATCTAATTGAATAATCTTACATTGAATAATCATGTCCAGGATGGGAAGGCGAGTAAGAGACACAGGTGCACGAAATGGAGTTTAGAAGAGTTGATTTTGTTTGGATAATGAAGTATAATCACGTTTGTAGGGTATATGTGAATAATTATTCAAGTCTCAAGCCAAGAATCAAGTTtaaaccaagacattgggctcAAACGGTTAATAAGCTCCAACAAAAAACGGATACGGATAGTTCAGGAGAACAattcttggtcagactttacttacttcATGACTGAACTCCATAATACTAGAGTCCCCTTCCCCTAGAAACCGGAGGATTAAACACCAACAAGAAAAAGCTAAAAAGTTTCCCTTTTCTCAACATAAATTTTACTTcctacaaaattgatttttttttttttcaattgcaAAAAGATGTTGAAAGTAATTCAAACGACTCCCTGTTTTTCCCAATTCCAGTTAGAAGTTTAGGGTTTTCACCAAACCGGCAATAAGCTATTCCTAACGGAGACAATTAGAGtaacaaaataacatttttatacTCAGTTTTCCGACTATATTACAATATACAATAACAACATTTAGAATTGAATACAGGCAGACTCACTTATCGCGTGACGATGCGAATTTGGCTATGGAGCTGGATCTGGCAATAATCTGAGGACGAATTCCCCATTGAGTAGCTGATGTATTACCAAAAGGTGCAACAGCCATTTATAATAAATTCTCAAAGAGacaataaatatgaaattccACTGGCTgcaaaaatattaagaaaaaaaaaacaataagatAAGGCAGTTTCAGAACAGAAGCTAAAAGTTAATGAATTACTTACAAGAACGAGGAAATTGAAATTGGTAAATTGAGTAATGAATTAAGATAAGAACCCTTGTTATTATAGATAAGAAACAGAAACGACAATAATTGAATATATTGTATAATGAAGAAATGAATAAAAACTTatatgttgtgttgtgttgtgttgtgtggaataataataattgtaagAAATGATGTTTGTAGTTGAATATGAAtttgaagagaaagagaaagcgaaACCTGTAAAGTGGTATTTAGAGATTTGGTTGAAACCTTGTAGGCGCTGCCTTCTGGTGTGTGAGAGAAGTTGAAATGAGAGGATGAGGAAGTGAAGCTGTTAtagctttctctctctctctctctctctctagagAGTTGCTTTGTGGGTTTACAGGGAGAGATGAAGTGAATGAAAGGGAACTTGGTGGTGGAGTTTTCTTTCACCTTTTATTTAGttagtttagtttagtttatgTATAGATGTAGATACACCAACGTTGCCTTGTCGTACTTTCTAGAACCCTAATAATGCCCAATCGTCTCTCATTTCCAATGTTAATTTACaccatcattttcattttcattttcattttcatttgtggatttttttatactaccttcaaatttattgtaaaaatatCCTCTAAATTTAACTTAGGATAGGATGTCTTTTCGTAACACAAATAAcctagtttatagtttattatagtttattatgGTACTgtagtttataagcttgtttcataaAACTGTAGATGTGTGGTACCAAGTTCTTTTTACtagtttataacttttttttcgtatattatttcaagtagcgtttgagcttatagttttttaccttttatttcaattttaaccttattattttaatttttttattaaaaaatttactcactcatataaaataatcatgtacttttatgtcattttatgattacaaaaactaattttatcaaacactttaatttcattctactagcttttcaaGAATTAGTATACCTCAAGAATCAAACTCAACTCAGATTCTCCTAAATGTTAAGAGGAACTTATTATCCATTCGAAGTCACGTTTGAGTTAAGGTAGATTTATTATCCTTTCGAAGTCACATCTGACATAAGAGTTAGATATTAAATCGGTGTTCACTTATTAAAAATTTCTAACttttattttagtttgattTGATAGAAGATGTCCAAATTTTTTACCAATAAAATTAAGTGGTTCTAAAAGATATTTAATTTGATCATAagaaaactattttaaaaaaagttaaattttgaaaatgttacaaaaaaaaaaaaatagaagtagTAATCACGATGTTGATGATGTATATATATAGAAGATTGTGGAAATGATAGCATCAACCGaccttagctcagttggtagagcgGAGGACTGTAGTTGGAATGCTGTTATCCTTAGGTCGCTGGTTCGAATCCGGCAGGTCGGATTTTTTTTGATatagttttaattaattttttataccaTTCAACAAcggtatataaatatgaaaactTAAATATTATTCATTGAGTTTCAGATGCATATAAAATACTAGTAATTTATTTATGAGTATGAGCCTACTCATTCATCATCTTGCAATCaaccatataaaaatatgaaaacctATTATTTGTCAATAATACAGTGATATATACACGCTTTATATGTTCCAAATTCCTTCCAATATACTAGGAGATAAACCGAACTAGCCTATGATACAACAAAAATCCTGTACTAGATAATCCATAATGAAGATAACTTATTCTAATTCTTAGGCTTCAACTTTCTACTCCCCCTTATTATGATCATTGTTGTGGTTTTCTTGTTTATAAGTTGTGAAGGGATCAATGAGGAAGGATTTCAAATTCTTGTACAATTCCTGCATTCTCAATTGCCACTAAGTTCTGCTTCGGCTTTCTAAATTGGATTTAAAATTGTAATTCATACATATTACTTCAACCCCCACAACTAGACCAAATTTAGAGGCTTAAATTTTAGGATTTTTAACCTCTCTAAATCGGGTTCATGAGTTACAACTAGACAAAGTGGATTTTTAACTAGCTAGATTCCAAACGCGTGGTAATAGCAATTGGTTAGACGTCCTACTATTCGGTGATATTATCTCATATTGTAGGCATATTTTGTCACAAGAGGGGAGGTAgagaattttaattaaatatgtgtttggttcacaagAGGAGATGAGGGATTTTATAactaatttacatttttatccttataatctTAAAACAATATCATAATAATAAATCATACCACaaatttggtaaaaaataaaataaaaaatataccacACATGAATTGAGTTATATCTCTTCGACACAAGTTAAACTatttattgataataatttttcaaccCTGATAAGATAATCAATGTAATCCAATGAgacatttataaaattaaattctacaaaaatatataaaataatttattaagaCAAATATATATCATACAATGTAATACACtaaaacaataaattataatatatagaaTGTGAACTACAAGaacgggaaaaaaaaattaagtgatGAAATCAATAAACtagcaaagaaaaataatgtgAGCATGTTAACAATAATAATTGAACAAGTGAACTACAggaacgaaaaaaaaataaaaaaaattgtaggtaTAATCGATTAAGTAGGAGAATgagcaaaacaaaaaagaaattacctaataaaatcttaaaaaatacaataacggtaattttggaattttaaaattgtattgaggataaattttttttttgaaccatgTATTGAGGATAACTTGGTGAatgtaataaatattaaaagagCTCacttcccctcccctccaaatccccccaactTGGGGGGAAACAAAAAGTGGGTTTAGGAGGGATTTTGCTCACCTCCTTTCAcctcccctcctaaaaattgaaccaaacacatttcattaaaattttcccctcacctcccctcccctccatttACCTcgaaccaaacacacccttagcCTTTCAGGATTAGGTTTCACATGTGTCCAAGGTCTAATGGAATAAGTTTAAATAAACTGCTGAAGATCTCTCATGGGCTTAACTGAATGGTCCAACCCATTACGGTccatttaaaaacaaaacccaattatataatttatcaaTATTAAGTGCTTAATAACAATAAGACCAtaattaaagaagaagaaaaaacaatttttgtgaGGTATTTGACATGGCACCACGTTAGCAGATATCATGCATGCAGTTAACTGCCATGTCATCAAATTAGACGGAGTAAACATAGGGGTATTTGACATTTCACTCTATATATACTTTCGAGGAAAATAAATCACCCACCGaccttagctcagttggtagagcgGAGGACTGTAGTTGGAATGCTGAAATCCTTAGGTCGCTGGTTCGAATCCGGCAGgtcggatttttttttatagttattttgtatcattaacAGCAACCATTATGTTTTTTTCCAATGAGTATGAATGGAATATTTATGAGTATGAGGCTACACATtcagcattttttttattttggttacaTTCAGCATTCTGCACATGCATTTTGCAATACATTAACAACAAGAGTATATGAATATCTATATTgaccaaaaaaagtaaaatgaaaacccatattttttttccattgaGTATTTGAGTTGCACATGCAAATAAAATACTACTAGTAGATATAGCAGTAGTTGTTGATCATTGCTAATCTTATACTACATAATCAATAATGCAGAGAACTTGTTCTAATTCTCAGGCTTAAACTTTCTACTCCACCTTAGGACCATTGCTGTGGTTTTCTTGTTTAGAAGTTGTGAAGGGATCAATGAGGAAGGATTTCAAATTCTTGTACAATTCTTTCGGCTTCTCTGCGTTTATTGCATGTCCTGCGTTCTCAATTACCACTAGTTCTGCTTCTGCCTTCTCTCCCACATGTCTACAGATAATGAAATTCAATACAATTAAGGTAAAATTCATAACATAAtcgaaataataataaatctgAATATCGAACTTAAAATTACCGTTTTAATCGGTGTGCTAATTCCAATGGGAATACACGGTCATGTTCTCCCCAGATAATTAACATAGGCTGCACCATTTGaaaggttaatgcaataatGCAGATGTTACCAAGTTAactcaaaatagaaattcaggtatactaaaaaaataaaaacaaacttggGTTATCTTGGGAAGATTAGACAAATTTCTGTCCTTATGCAGTGCTTGGATTAGTTCTTTCTTCTCCTGGCGGTGTTCTATACACATCACCTACGAGGATAGACTAAAAATTACGACAATGTATAAAATGTAACAGATGAGATCAAATGATGTAACACAGATTATGCAGCACAAACACTTGATACGACACTGACACATCGACATCGGCAATAACTTGAGAAAACTAATTATTTGAGTATAATTACATATGTCAATGTCAGACACTAACATGTATTAGACATCATACACACCTTCAATGAAGACAGAGAATACAACTAATCATCTACAACACATAACATTGCTCAAGAAACTAGTTGCAAATTATAGATTCAATGCCTCTAAGCTACTGGGGTGAAGCCTTCAAATCAGCAGTCTACATGATTAACATGTTATCTACTCCTCTTTTAAACAATTCATCTCGTTTGAAAATTTTATGCAATCAAATGCCTGactataatattttcaaaatctttGGTTGTGCTTGCTATCCCTATCTTAGACCATACaataaacataaattttaatttaaatctgAACAATGTGTCTTCTTAGGCTACAGTCCTAATCATAAAGTATATATTTGTTTGTCTCCTTCTGGCAAAATATACATTTCTAGGCATGTTAAATTTGATGAAACTCTCTTTCCATTTCAAGTCAATTCTAATCTACATAATCATGATTCTGACTCATATGTACCTATGTCTTCTGATCCTGGCCATGTGCCTTATCTAAACATGTATAAGATAAACCTATCTAAGGGATTTGAAATAGTCCAAGTTAGTTATAAATCAGTTAGGCAATTTCCAATTTCTATGCTAGTGACTGTTATGTCAGTTATGTTAGTTAGTGACAGTCACAACCCTTATCTTATGTATATATAGATCAACATATATCACTTTGTAATTCAATATACCATACAATCAAACATGAAATATTATTAAGTTCATAGCAGTTTTCCTAATAACATGCCCAATATATGTGTTCATACAACTATCTATAATGTCAACCAGGCATCTTcagatatttaaaaaaaaagttcaatatTTGTCAGAGTAGTCTATGAAACACCGACACATACCTCAGACACGACACTAAGACACTTGCCAAATACCAAACACAACTtcaatggttttaaattgcggtccgcatccgcaattgcaGCTGCAGTAGCTTCCGCATCGCActgcaattgcggtgtgatttTCCTTCACATGTATGACTGcatcataaccgcatcaggagCCACGATTTCGGCTATGTTCATTCAAATTTtgtcaccaaaaaataaaacttataaaCCTCAAATTCTAATTTACAtcaaatataatgaaaaatcttaGTTTTAACAATTTCTCAACCGTATATTTCAAGCACTTTTGAATAAGTACTTATGGAATAAATCGAGACTCTGCCATGGTTGTTAAATAGTATAGTGGTGTCATTTTATATAGTCTTTGAAAATTTAAAACGATTTCACGCAACAGCTGCATTGCACGTCACAGCAACCGCAATGACCGCATCCGCGACCGCAATTGCAATTTAAAACTATCCAAAATGTTTATGCAAATTATGCTACATAGAGAGAAACCACTTACTTCAATGAAATCATTAAGAAACCAATTAGGCAAGGTTCTAATAGGCTTAAAAAAAGTAAGGTTAACCAACTCCTTAATCATTTCTGGTGTCTGAGGCAACAAAACACTAACAGCTTCATCAACACTTTTCACCTGAAACAACCCATCATCCATATCCTTATCTTCCATACAAACTCCAGCACAACAAACCACCAATTTCACCACCTTCTCCGGAAACATCGCCGCCATACTATACGCCACAAATCCACCATAACTCAACCCAATCACACTCATTCTAGTCACACCATGACCCTCCAACAAACCCATAACACACTTAGCTTGAAACTGTTCAGATCTTTCGGGTCGGGCCGTGGTTGAATCCCCGAAGAAAACCAAGTCGGGTACGTAGACATTGAAGTGGCGCGTGAATTGTGAAATGAAACGGTTCCATTGCCACATTGCGTTGGCACCGATTCCGTGAATGAGAATAAGAGAAGGTTTGTGTTTTTTCAGTGTTTTTGGAACCCAACAATGCATGACGGTTCCGTCGCCGAGATCGGTGGTGGTTGATTTTAAGCCGGATTTGGAGAATGAGTGACGGAACCATCTGTCACTCCATGTAGTGAAGCTGAAACATCTGCTACTAATACccatttttgtttcttctaaTCTTGTTTTTTGTGtggaatttaatttatatagagTTACTAATTAGTGTGTTGTTGAAGTTTGATTTAGAAAGTGATTGCGTAATTAAGGAAGAGAGTAACGGAATGATGGGTCTCTAATAATAGAGTGGTTGAAGCTTGAAGGAGTGGAAGATTGAGTTGGCAAAGACAAGACAAAAGAggaaaaatatgatattaaaaaGGTGGGAACACTCCAAATAAACACCATACGTCACGTAATTAAGgagtgtaattttttatttataagaattatccatttcaccttaaaaaaataaaaattatccaCTCCAAATTGGACAATCCATTTTAAATAAGATGTGTATCGTGTTTTTTAGTAGTctagtgattaaaaattaaattttttaaaaagttaataattaGAGTATTTGAAGTTCGACCGACTCCTATAAATATAACACACAATGTTTGTTTTTACCAATTGAGTCAAACTTTACTCCTTTTGatggatgaaaaaaaaaacactaatataatactccctccggtccttattataagaaacactttgacaaaatcacacagactaaggaaggtaaattttctcattaatgattctaacattttatgttatattccaaaactaacatttgactagcatgggaaatagacttctctaattaatgcactagcattataatgaattatttgattgtatttaataagggtacaaatggaattgtgtcaaagtgtttcttataaaaatgaccaaataaaaattccaaagtgtttcttataaaaaggaccggagggagtatcaaaCTATCATAGTTGATGGTCGAACTCACTTATATGTTTAGACGTGAGTTTTGAGTCTTATCAAGATTAACTGTTTAATGAttcaattacaaataaaaaaacataaaaaaaaacgtaattAACTACTTAATAAACACATTTATtcaaccgtaaaaaaaaaaatacatcttattcaattattatttcgtacctatttttttttaaaaaaatttcttacctattattttcaattttttagtaaCTCTAAATTTTATCCGTATTTATggtggtaaaaacaaaaaaataaaaataaattttgtacaTATTCAAGATCTGATAACCACATACGAGTCCCTCGTTCATGTGCATACTTTACTTTTCTTTGTGCTAttagaattttacttttgaCTTTTAAGAGGGACAAAATCTTGATTACTAGTTATAAAGTTTTTTCAAGAAggacttaaaagttaaaaccatGTGGGGGAATACCTAATCCAAAGAGAATCTCTCTTCTcttttatacttctttttttcctttcaagaATTCTTTTAGGAggtttaattagtctattggtcccttaaaaatattttaggttttacaatgatcccttaaaaaaaaatccggattggtcccttaaagaaaaaaagctcggattggtcccttaaagacatatatttttgccatattggacatttttgttaaattttaactccaaatataacaaaaaatttcaatggttaaaattttaaaaattaataaggtttttggtggaccacttacattaatgacatccacaattcagtctactaaaactaacgttttttttgtaaaaaattgacgtaaatgaccaattgagaaataaatgtgtctttaagggaccaatcatgatctttttttctttaagggaccattgtgaaacctaaaatatctttaagggacaaaaaaactaattaagtcATTCTTTTATATGTTGttcaaataaattaaactaataacCTTCTTAAAAAAATCCAAAGCAAGTGGACATCTCAGAGATATGATGTAAAACATGGAtacttcttttccttttttttttcaaacaaaaaacatgATACTTCTTTCCTTATATGAATGTGAATAATCCTTTTTTGACAATGGTTCCGAGCTAGAAAATTCCGATACTCTAAAATTGCTTAACTATCgtgttaaataaatatatgactCTGATATGCGTCTGTTTCGGATTAAGGGTGTGTTTAgtaggagaaaaaaaaagaaaagagaaataaaaatacGGAAAACGATACATGTACTTGGGCTTCTTAGGTGTCGAGTAATCCAAAAAATCAACTTACCAATGAAAGCGAggtttcaatttcttttaaataaattataattatcctataaactttcaattaaaccataaattttgtaaaatttatatttattataatgttatttatgatTTAGGTATCATAAAAGATTTAGTGAAGTCTTTCCTATTtggtaaataaaatatattacaacACATTTATGAATTTAACGGtgagatttattaattaattaatgattaaaacaaattgcatcaagaaaaaaaatcaaaagaaatttGTCTTATTTGTTCATACAAATTGACCAAAATAAATAGTGTGTTGAAACAAAGAAACAGTATTTTGACCTTGAAAAGAAGAGTCATAACATAACACAAGTACTACTACTACCATGAAAGAAGAAGCGAAGGGACAAAAGCTTCTTTTTCAGATTTGCTGTACTGTACGTAAGTTTCAGTCATGTTTTCTCTTCTATTCTATGACCTGTTTCTTTGTTATCCTATTTATTATGTCCTCTTCACTTCCACCGAATCcactcatttatttatttatttatttttaccaacAAAAACTAACTTTAACTGTTCACTTCAAAATCTAAATGTTTCAATTATTATGGGTTTTGTTTGTTCTTTTCTTAGTTACTGTTTAACCCTGTTTGTTAGTGCTTGACCAATAGATAgcgttgtttttgttttgacaaattaattcatatattGTACTTTAATATTGAAGAatatagtttttatttaattaataataacaataataattgttattgcaGCTAGCTTAAAGGGTTGATCCATTGTTCTATGCTGCTGTGATGAAGATTTTTGATATGCTAattgattattactattatgAGCATTTTGGAAGTGGTTGATGTTTGTGGAAATGAACTTGGTGTTTCTTCTATTGTTATTGTTGGCTAGTGTTTGTTCTTTTGCTCTTCCTCAGCTTGATTTACAAGGTAGTAAAATCTTTTGTTAACttcaatttttgtttcattcaatttcattatctCTGAATGGTTTTAGATTTCAACTTAGTAAATCGTGACTTCTTTTGCAATTCGATtcaatgattttgttttgttctgaTTTCAACTTAGTAAATCGTGTTGTTGTTTAGTAAATCGTGacttttttttgtgtattaaccctctggttcctggGGAAGGGGGTCCCGGTAATCcggagttcggccgcgaggtaactAAAGTCTGACCAGgaattgttcccaccaggaatcgaactcgggttctcccgaacaattcgtcctagggggagctcattaaccatttgAGTCCAATGTCTTGGTTATAGACTTTGTTATTTTGCTCCTGAGCTTGTTGATTGTGTTGCACATCTTTATTAAATGATTATTTCTAGGTTTTCATTTATACATATGCTTCTCAgaagtttaattttgtatttaatttcaGGAGAATACATT
It contains:
- the LOC123908534 gene encoding monoacylglycerol lipase ABHD6-like, which codes for MGISSRCFSFTTWSDRWFRHSFSKSGLKSTTTDLGDGTVMHCWVPKTLKKHKPSLILIHGIGANAMWQWNRFISQFTRHFNVYVPDLVFFGDSTTARPERSEQFQAKCVMGLLEGHGVTRMSVIGLSYGGFVAYSMAAMFPEKVVKLVVCCAGVCMEDKDMDDGLFQVKSVDEAVSVLLPQTPEMIKELVNLTFFKPIRTLPNWFLNDFIEVMCIEHRQEKKELIQALHKDRNLSNLPKITQPMLIIWGEHDRVFPLELAHRLKRHVGEKAEAELVVIENAGHAINAEKPKELYKNLKSFLIDPFTTSKQENHSNGPKVE